The Hevea brasiliensis isolate MT/VB/25A 57/8 chromosome 1, ASM3005281v1, whole genome shotgun sequence genome has a window encoding:
- the LOC110631675 gene encoding 60S ribosomal protein L12, with product MPPKFDPSQVVDVFVRVTGGEVGAASSLAPKIGPLGLSPKKIGEDIAKETAKDWKGLRVTVKLTVQNRQAKVTVVPSAAALVIKALKEPERDRKKTKNIKHSGNISLDDVIEIAKVMRPRSMAKDLSGTVKEILGTCVSVGCTVDGKNPKDLQQEITDGEVEVPLD from the coding sequence ATGCCGCCCAAATTTGACCCTTCCCAGGTGGTCGATGTCTTCGTCCGAGTCACCGGTGGAGAAGTCGGCGCGGCTAGTTCACTCGCACCGAAAATTGGTCCACTTGGTCTCTCCCCTAAAAAGATCGGTGAAGACATCGCTAAGGAGACCGCCAAGGACTGGAAGGGTCTTCGCGTCACTGTCAAGCTTACGGTTCAGAACCGTCAGGCTAAGGTGACGGTTGTTCCATCGGCGGCTGCTCTAGTCATCAAGGCACTTAAGGAGCCAGAGAGAGACAGGAAGAAGACTAAGAATATCAAGCACAGCGGGAACATCTCGCTCGATGATGTGATTGAGATCGCCAAGGTTATGAGGCCAAGATCGATGGCGAAGGATCTAAGTGGAACCGTCAAGGAGATTTTGGGGACTTGCGTCTCGGTTGGATGTACGGTCGATGGGAAGAACCCCAAGGATTTGCAACAAGAGATTACTGATGGTGAAGTTGAGGTACCGCTTGACTGA